One region of Sylvia atricapilla isolate bSylAtr1 chromosome Z, bSylAtr1.pri, whole genome shotgun sequence genomic DNA includes:
- the SGTB gene encoding LOW QUALITY PROTEIN: small glutamine-rich tetratricopeptide repeat-containing protein beta (The sequence of the model RefSeq protein was modified relative to this genomic sequence to represent the inferred CDS: inserted 2 bases in 2 codons), producing the protein MGGGAGGGGGGGGGKKKEEKRPEEEGRAAQKRGRQERRREXPALLPRPQPRRPLAALSPPAGAALPRSCASASXRPRVPGVCPPEAASARRISHDITENNFNMSSVKRLVYAVIHFLREQSQMDTFTPDEQESLEVAIQCLETVFKITLEDTHLASSQHLIEMFTNSIQKNEMLPLSRSLPEGVVKADQLKDEGNNHMKEENYGAAVDCYTRAIELDPNNAVYYCNRAAAQSKLNNFREAIKDCESAIAIDPKYSKAYGRMGLALTSVNKYEEAVTSYQKALDLDPENDSYKSNLKIAEQKLRDMSSPTGTGLSFDMASLINNPAFISMAASLMQNPQIQQLMSGMMSNAIGGPAAGVGGLSDLSSLIHAGQQFAQQIQQQNPELIEQLRNHIRSRYLSGSTEEHS; encoded by the exons AtggggggcggcgcggggggcggcggcggcggaggaggaggaaagaagaaggaggagaaaagacCGGAGGAGGAAGGACGGGCGGCACAGAAGagggggaggcaggagaggaggaggg gacCGGCTTTGCTCCCGCGCCCGCAGCCGCGCCGCCCTCTCGCTGCCCTCTCTCCGCCCGCGGGCGCAGCGCTGCCGCGGTCCTGCGCATCCGCTT GCCGCCCCCGCGTCCCCGGTGTCTGCCCGCCGGAGGCAGCGAGCGCCCGCCGCATCTCGCACG acataacagaaaacaatttcaacATGTCATCAGTCAAGCGCTTGGTTTATGCAGTCATCCATTTCTTGAGAGAACAGAGTCAGATGGATACTTTCACTCCAGATGAACAAGAAAGCTTGGAAG ttgCAATTCAGTGTCTGGAGACTGTGTTTAAGATTACTCTGGAAGATACTCATCTTGCATCCTCACAGCATTTGATAGAAATGTTCACAAATTCTATTCAAAAG aATGAGATGCTGCCTCTCTCACGTTCTTTACCAGAAGGCGTTGTAAAGGCTGACCAACTGAAGGATGAAG gtaaTAATCatatgaaggaagaaaattatggTGCTGCAGTGGATTGTTATACTAGGGCTATAGAACTGGATCCAAACAATGCAGTCTATTACTGCAACAG GGCTGCTGCTCAAAGTAAGCTCAACAACTTCAGGGAAGCCATAAAGGACTGTGAGAGCGCCATAGCAATAGATCCAAAGTACAGCAAAGCATATGGAAGAATGGG GTTGGCTCTGACATCAgtgaataaatatgaagaagcAGTTACCAGTTATCAAAAAGCACTGGATCTTGATCCAGAGAATGACTCTTACAAGTCAAATCTGAAAATAGCAGAACAGAAACTAAGAGATATGTCCAGTCCT ACTGGAACTGGACTGAGTTTTGACATGGCGAGCTTGATAAACAATCCTGCCTTCATTAGTATG GCAGCAAGCTTAATGCAAAATCCTCAAATTCAACAACT GATGTCAGGGATGATGTCAAATGCCATTggtggccctgctgctggggttgGTGGCCTTTCAGATTTGTCCAGCCTGATCCACGC GGGGCAGCAGTTTGCACAGCAGATACAGCAGCAGAATCCTGAGCTCATAGAGCAACTGAGAAATCATATCCGGAGCAGATATTTGAGTGGAAGCACTGAAGAACATTCCTGA